One genomic segment of Shinella zoogloeoides includes these proteins:
- a CDS encoding iron ABC transporter ATP-binding protein, translating into MIRIENVSFRHRATPVLHDVSLTIPKGGVVALIGPNGAGKSTLLSLVARLQPLQAGAISVDGLPVDTTPGRDLARVLAILRQDTAVASRLSVRELVGFGRFPHGRGRMTGEDHALVAAAIARFDLGDLSDRLIETLSGGQRQRALVAMAFAQGTDYLLLDEPLNNLDMYYARALMRALRTAADADGKTVVVVLHDINQASAHADRIVAMKGGRIVADGAPAEILDADTLEAVFGFRMRVETIAGTPFALHQL; encoded by the coding sequence ATGATCCGCATCGAGAACGTTTCCTTCAGGCACCGGGCGACGCCGGTCCTGCACGATGTCAGCCTGACGATCCCGAAGGGCGGCGTCGTGGCGCTGATCGGCCCGAACGGCGCGGGCAAGTCCACGCTGCTGTCGCTCGTCGCGCGGCTCCAGCCCTTGCAGGCGGGCGCGATCTCGGTTGACGGCCTGCCGGTCGACACCACGCCGGGCCGCGACCTTGCGCGCGTCCTTGCGATCCTGCGCCAGGACACGGCGGTGGCGAGCCGCCTCAGCGTGCGCGAACTCGTCGGCTTCGGCCGCTTCCCGCACGGGCGCGGCCGCATGACCGGCGAGGACCACGCCCTCGTCGCCGCCGCCATCGCCCGCTTCGATCTCGGCGATCTGTCCGACCGCCTCATCGAAACGCTTTCGGGCGGCCAGCGCCAGCGCGCCCTCGTCGCCATGGCCTTCGCGCAGGGCACGGATTACCTGCTGCTCGACGAGCCGCTGAACAATCTCGACATGTACTACGCCCGCGCCCTGATGCGCGCGCTGCGCACCGCCGCCGACGCGGACGGCAAGACGGTCGTCGTCGTGCTGCACGACATCAACCAGGCGAGCGCCCATGCCGACCGCATCGTGGCGATGAAGGGCGGGCGCATCGTCGCCGACGGCGCGCCGGCCGAAATCCTCGATGCCGATACGCTGGAGGCCGTCTTCGGCTTCCGCATGCGCGTCGAGACCATCGCGGGCACGCCCTTCGCGCTGCACCAGCTCTGA
- a CDS encoding FadR/GntR family transcriptional regulator, whose product MSPQTTSERPAIEPLPPIDRARQVTEALASYIDRASLQAGDRLPAERELMAALNVGRSTIREAIRQFQALGVIESRKGSGTYLLKPVTTATVHMPLSFDAAHLRDVLLQTLEVRRGLECEANMVAARRRTADDLVVIEAKLNEMERVHIAKGTSGPEDLAFHLAIYDATHNPLFKQLLEQMRGAFERFWEEPFDRSDFARRSFPFHRTLFNAIAAGDPETARIETLKILAVVEEDIKEMSK is encoded by the coding sequence ATGTCGCCACAGACGACGAGCGAGAGGCCGGCGATCGAGCCGCTGCCGCCCATCGATCGGGCGCGGCAGGTCACGGAGGCCCTGGCTTCCTATATCGACCGGGCCAGCCTTCAGGCGGGCGACCGGCTGCCGGCCGAGCGGGAGCTGATGGCCGCGCTCAATGTCGGCCGCTCCACCATCCGCGAGGCGATCCGCCAGTTCCAGGCGCTCGGCGTCATCGAGAGCCGCAAGGGCAGCGGCACCTATCTCCTCAAGCCCGTCACCACTGCGACCGTCCACATGCCGCTCTCCTTCGACGCGGCGCATCTGCGCGACGTGCTGCTGCAGACGCTGGAGGTTCGTCGCGGCCTCGAATGCGAGGCGAACATGGTGGCGGCGCGGCGGCGCACGGCGGACGATCTCGTCGTCATCGAGGCGAAGCTGAACGAGATGGAGCGGGTGCATATCGCCAAGGGCACTTCCGGCCCGGAAGACCTCGCCTTCCACCTCGCCATCTACGACGCCACCCACAATCCGCTGTTCAAGCAGTTGCTCGAACAGATGCGCGGCGCCTTCGAGCGCTTCTGGGAAGAGCCGTTCGACCGCTCGGACTTCGCCCGCCGGTCCTTCCCGTTCCACCGCACGCTCTTCAACGCGATCGCCGCCGGGGACCCGGAGACGGCGCGCATCGAAACCCTGAAAATCCTCGCCGTCGTCGAGGAAGACATCAAGGAAATGTCCAAATGA
- a CDS encoding PLP-dependent transferase — translation MINGADPFDFASLTVAHDEANAFDAVVPPIVQTSLFTFGSYDEMVAAYRGEIVRPIYTRGLNPTVRAFEEMLAKLEGGEDALGFASGMAAISSTVLSFVEPGDRIVAVRHCYPDAYRLFGTHLKRMKVDVTYVDGRDEEAVAKALPGARLLYLESPTSWVMEAHDVGALAALARRHGVVSVIDNSWASPIFQRPLSLGVDLVLHSASKYLGGHSDVVAGVVTGSKELIGRIRSEAYPYLGGKLSPFDAWLLVRGLRTLPIRMKAHEAAALEIAKRLQALDIVETVCHPALANRLPPGLTGTSGLFSFVFREGVDVKTFADRLQLFKLGVSWGGHESLIVPGEVVLQQKAQPNSAHAFGIHARSVRLHIGLEGTEALWRDLEAAMAAATEN, via the coding sequence ATGATCAACGGAGCCGATCCGTTCGACTTTGCTTCTCTCACCGTCGCCCATGACGAGGCGAACGCCTTCGACGCGGTCGTGCCGCCCATCGTGCAGACCTCGCTCTTCACCTTCGGCAGCTATGACGAGATGGTCGCGGCCTATCGCGGCGAGATCGTGCGGCCGATCTATACGCGCGGCCTCAACCCGACAGTGCGCGCCTTCGAGGAGATGCTGGCCAAGCTCGAAGGCGGCGAGGATGCGCTGGGCTTTGCCAGCGGCATGGCGGCGATCTCCTCCACCGTACTGTCCTTCGTGGAGCCGGGCGACCGCATCGTCGCCGTGCGCCATTGCTACCCGGACGCCTACCGCCTGTTCGGCACGCACCTGAAGCGCATGAAGGTGGACGTGACCTATGTCGACGGGCGCGACGAGGAGGCGGTCGCCAAGGCGCTGCCGGGAGCCAGGCTCCTCTATCTCGAAAGCCCGACGAGCTGGGTCATGGAGGCCCATGACGTCGGTGCGCTTGCGGCGCTGGCAAGGCGCCACGGCGTCGTCAGCGTCATCGACAACAGTTGGGCAAGCCCGATCTTCCAGCGGCCGCTGTCGCTCGGCGTCGATCTGGTCCTGCACTCCGCCTCGAAATATCTCGGCGGCCACAGCGATGTCGTGGCGGGCGTGGTGACCGGCTCGAAGGAGCTGATCGGCCGCATCCGGTCGGAGGCCTATCCCTATCTCGGCGGCAAGCTCTCACCCTTCGACGCCTGGCTGCTGGTGCGGGGCCTGCGCACCCTGCCGATCCGCATGAAGGCGCACGAGGCCGCCGCGCTGGAAATCGCAAAGCGCCTCCAGGCGCTCGATATCGTCGAGACCGTCTGCCATCCGGCGCTCGCCAACCGCCTGCCGCCGGGGCTGACCGGCACTTCGGGCCTCTTCTCCTTCGTCTTCCGCGAGGGCGTCGATGTGAAAACCTTCGCCGACCGCCTGCAGCTCTTCAAGCTCGGCGTCTCCTGGGGTGGGCATGAAAGCCTGATCGTCCCGGGCGAGGTGGTGCTGCAGCAGAAGGCCCAACCCAATTCCGCGCATGCCTTCGGCATCCACGCGCGGTCCGTGCGTCTCCATATCGGCCTGGAGGGAACCGAGGCCCTGTGGAGGGATCTGGAAGCGGCGATGGCCGCCGCGACCGAAAACTGA
- a CDS encoding ABC transporter substrate-binding protein — MKRLLTAALLTTLMASSALADTTLKLVEVITSPERTETLKSIVGRFEAANPGTKVEIISLPWGEAFQKFATMVSAGETPDVMEMPDTWLSLYANNGMLESLEPYLEKWEHTPSLTPRALELGRDIKDTAYMLPYGFYLRAMFYNKKLLAEAGVSEPPKTLDEFAEAAKKVSALPGKYGYCLRGGPGGLNGWVMFGASMAGSNKFFNEDGTSTFNSEGWVKGLTFVIDLYKNGYAPKDSVNWGFNEIVAGFYSGTCAFLDQDPDALIAIAERMKAEDYGIMTMPKGPDGKTFPTIGFAGWSMFANSANKDLSWKLIETLEGPEGNIEWNKRTGALPVHTTAEKDPFYASEQFKGWFAELQDKDAVPTVMPTHLEEFAFFKDSLVVKTSQEALLGDITPQQLADQWAEYLTKGQQKFLANSK; from the coding sequence ATGAAAAGACTTCTGACTGCGGCGCTTCTCACCACGCTGATGGCGTCGAGCGCGCTTGCCGACACCACGCTGAAGCTCGTCGAGGTGATCACCAGCCCCGAGCGCACCGAAACGCTGAAATCCATCGTCGGCCGGTTCGAGGCCGCAAATCCCGGCACCAAGGTCGAGATCATCTCGCTGCCCTGGGGCGAGGCGTTCCAGAAGTTCGCCACCATGGTCTCGGCCGGCGAGACGCCGGACGTCATGGAAATGCCCGACACCTGGCTCTCGCTCTATGCGAACAACGGCATGCTCGAAAGCCTGGAGCCGTATCTGGAGAAATGGGAGCACACGCCCAGCCTGACGCCGCGCGCCCTGGAGCTTGGCCGCGACATCAAGGACACGGCCTATATGCTGCCCTACGGCTTCTACCTGCGCGCCATGTTCTACAACAAGAAGCTGCTGGCCGAGGCCGGCGTGAGCGAGCCGCCGAAGACGCTGGACGAATTCGCGGAAGCCGCCAAGAAGGTCTCGGCGCTGCCGGGCAAATACGGCTACTGCCTGCGCGGCGGCCCGGGCGGCCTCAACGGCTGGGTGATGTTCGGCGCCTCCATGGCCGGCTCCAACAAGTTCTTCAACGAGGACGGCACCTCCACCTTCAATTCCGAGGGCTGGGTCAAGGGCCTCACCTTCGTGATCGACCTCTACAAGAACGGCTATGCGCCGAAGGACAGCGTCAACTGGGGCTTCAACGAGATCGTCGCGGGCTTCTATAGCGGCACCTGCGCCTTCCTCGACCAGGACCCGGATGCGCTCATCGCCATCGCCGAGCGCATGAAGGCGGAAGACTACGGCATCATGACCATGCCGAAGGGGCCGGACGGAAAGACCTTCCCGACCATCGGCTTCGCCGGCTGGTCGATGTTCGCCAACAGCGCCAACAAGGACCTGTCCTGGAAGCTGATCGAGACGCTCGAAGGGCCGGAAGGCAATATCGAGTGGAACAAGCGCACGGGCGCGCTGCCGGTCCACACCACGGCGGAAAAGGATCCGTTCTATGCCAGCGAGCAGTTCAAGGGCTGGTTTGCCGAGCTGCAGGACAAGGACGCGGTGCCGACCGTGATGCCGACGCATCTGGAGGAATTCGCCTTCTTCAAGGACTCCCTCGTGGTCAAGACCTCGCAGGAGGCCCTGCTCGGCGACATCACGCCCCAGCAGCTTGCCGACCAGTGGGCGGAATACCTGACGAAGGGCCAGCAGAAGTTCCTCGCCAACAGCAAGTAA
- a CDS encoding carbohydrate ABC transporter permease, whose product MTVAAHSPVRPLRKRLADASEPYLYSAPALILIIAVMLVPLVVGISYAFRDIQLLNPFSGGFIGLDHFRTLGQDEAFFRALRNTLWWTGASVFLQFIFGLILALLLDKPFAGRGLAQALCFLPWAVPSFLAGLNWAWLFNPVIGPLPHWMYAAGMLDGPNNILSDPHLAMWGPIVANVWWGIPFFAITLLAALQSIPRDLYEAASIDGAGPVQRFVSITLPFLAPTIAITILLRTVWISNFADLIVVMTNGGPADRTQIVASYIFTQAFKRLDFGYASAIALVLLVLLLVYSMLIVLLRQTMLNKG is encoded by the coding sequence ATGACCGTTGCCGCCCATTCGCCTGTCCGACCGCTGAGAAAGCGGCTCGCCGACGCCTCTGAACCCTATCTCTACAGCGCTCCCGCGCTGATCCTGATCATCGCGGTCATGCTGGTGCCGCTGGTGGTGGGCATCTCCTATGCGTTCCGCGATATCCAGCTTCTCAACCCGTTCTCCGGCGGCTTCATCGGGCTGGATCATTTCCGCACGCTCGGGCAGGACGAGGCCTTCTTCCGGGCGCTGCGCAACACGCTCTGGTGGACCGGGGCCTCGGTCTTCCTGCAGTTCATCTTCGGCCTCATCCTGGCGCTCCTGCTGGACAAGCCCTTTGCCGGGCGGGGTCTTGCGCAGGCGCTCTGCTTCCTGCCCTGGGCGGTGCCGAGCTTCCTGGCCGGCCTCAACTGGGCCTGGCTGTTCAACCCGGTGATCGGCCCGCTGCCGCACTGGATGTATGCCGCCGGCATGCTCGACGGGCCGAACAACATCCTGTCCGATCCGCATCTGGCCATGTGGGGACCGATCGTCGCCAATGTCTGGTGGGGCATTCCCTTCTTCGCGATCACGCTGCTGGCCGCGCTCCAGTCGATCCCGCGCGATCTCTACGAGGCCGCGAGCATCGACGGAGCCGGGCCGGTGCAGCGCTTCGTCTCGATCACGCTGCCGTTCCTGGCGCCGACCATCGCCATCACCATCCTGCTGCGCACGGTCTGGATCTCCAACTTCGCCGACCTCATCGTCGTCATGACCAATGGCGGGCCGGCGGACCGGACGCAGATCGTCGCCAGCTACATCTTCACGCAGGCCTTCAAGCGGCTCGATTTCGGCTACGCCTCGGCGATCGCCCTCGTGCTGCTCGTGCTCCTGCTCGTCTATTCCATGCTGATCGTGCTGCTGCGGCAGACGATGCTCAACAAGGGGTGA
- a CDS encoding carbohydrate ABC transporter permease: MRSKTVLTVLHRLAILAYVVFALFPLFWLLKVSVTPNDLLYSEGVRMWPSRTTFEHYAFVIQHSAFPTFFKNSLIVAGSTAVTVTILASLAGYALSRFRFRAKYWIVALMLITQMFPLVMLVAPIFKMLSPLGLTNSLTGLVLVYTAFNVPFATFLMQSFFDGIPKDLEEAAMIDGATQFVAFRQIILPLTLPGIAATLGFVFTAAWSELLFALMLISGNDTATFPVGLLTFVSKFSVDFGQMMAAGVLALIPACLFFLLIQRYLVQGLTAGAVKG; this comes from the coding sequence ATGAGAAGCAAAACCGTCCTCACCGTCCTGCATCGCCTGGCGATCCTCGCCTATGTCGTCTTCGCGCTCTTCCCGCTGTTCTGGCTTCTCAAGGTGTCGGTGACGCCGAACGACCTGCTGTATAGCGAGGGCGTGCGCATGTGGCCCTCGCGCACGACCTTCGAGCATTACGCCTTCGTCATCCAGCACAGCGCGTTTCCGACCTTCTTCAAGAACAGCCTCATCGTCGCCGGCTCCACGGCGGTGACGGTGACGATCCTCGCCTCGCTCGCCGGCTACGCGCTGTCGCGCTTCCGCTTCCGGGCGAAATACTGGATCGTCGCGCTGATGCTGATCACCCAGATGTTCCCGCTGGTCATGCTGGTGGCGCCGATCTTCAAGATGCTCTCGCCGCTCGGGCTGACGAACAGCCTCACGGGCCTCGTCCTCGTCTACACGGCCTTCAACGTGCCCTTCGCCACCTTCCTGATGCAGTCCTTCTTCGACGGCATCCCGAAGGACCTGGAGGAAGCGGCGATGATCGACGGGGCGACGCAGTTCGTCGCCTTCCGCCAGATCATCCTGCCGCTGACGCTGCCGGGCATCGCCGCGACCCTCGGCTTCGTCTTCACCGCGGCCTGGAGCGAACTGCTCTTCGCGCTGATGCTGATTTCCGGCAACGACACGGCGACCTTCCCGGTCGGGCTTCTGACCTTCGTGTCGAAATTCTCCGTCGATTTCGGGCAAATGATGGCGGCGGGCGTGCTCGCGCTCATCCCGGCCTGCCTCTTCTTCCTCCTCATCCAGCGCTATCTCGTGCAGGGCCTGACGGCCGGCGCGGTCAAAGGCTGA
- a CDS encoding ABC transporter ATP-binding protein yields MASIDIQSIRKSFGAFPVLHGVDLSIRDGEFIVLVGPSGCGKSTLLRMIAGLEDVTSGDIRIDGKRVNDLAPKDRDIAMVFQSYALYPHMSVADNMSYSLRLRRTAKEKIASAVGGAAAKLGLDPLLERRPKALSGGQRQRVAMGRAIVRQPKAFLFDEPLSNLDARLREQMRAEIKKLHGDLNATSIYVTHDQIEAMTLADRIVAMHGGVVQQVGSPLELYDRPANLFVAGFIGSPGMNFFEGRYLVSGDRAELQLAGGTALPARRAAGLESGAKATLGIRPEHVVVAENGALEASVDLIEPTGFGIIMHVRVHDIPLKIFTLDRALLNPGPTVRIDLPADKLHLFDAEGRRLD; encoded by the coding sequence ATGGCTTCCATCGATATCCAGAGCATCCGCAAGAGTTTCGGCGCCTTCCCCGTGCTGCACGGCGTCGACCTTTCCATCCGCGACGGCGAGTTCATCGTGCTCGTTGGCCCCTCGGGCTGCGGCAAGTCCACCCTGCTGCGCATGATCGCGGGGCTGGAGGACGTGACCTCCGGCGACATCCGCATCGACGGCAAGCGGGTCAACGACCTTGCGCCGAAGGACCGCGACATCGCCATGGTGTTCCAGTCCTACGCGCTCTACCCGCATATGAGCGTGGCCGACAACATGAGCTACAGCCTGCGCCTGCGCCGCACGGCGAAGGAGAAGATCGCCAGCGCTGTCGGCGGGGCTGCCGCCAAGCTGGGGCTGGACCCGCTGCTGGAGCGCCGGCCGAAGGCACTGTCGGGCGGCCAGCGCCAGCGCGTGGCCATGGGCCGCGCCATCGTGCGCCAGCCGAAGGCCTTCCTCTTCGACGAGCCGCTGTCGAACCTCGACGCGCGCCTGCGCGAGCAGATGCGCGCCGAGATCAAGAAGCTGCACGGCGATCTCAACGCCACCTCCATCTATGTCACGCACGACCAGATCGAGGCGATGACGCTGGCCGACCGGATCGTCGCCATGCATGGCGGCGTCGTCCAGCAGGTCGGCTCGCCGCTGGAGCTTTACGACCGGCCGGCCAATCTCTTCGTCGCCGGCTTCATCGGCTCGCCCGGCATGAACTTCTTCGAGGGGCGCTATCTCGTTTCGGGCGACCGGGCGGAATTGCAGCTTGCCGGCGGCACGGCGCTGCCGGCGCGCAGGGCCGCCGGGCTGGAGAGCGGGGCGAAGGCGACGCTCGGCATCCGCCCGGAGCATGTCGTGGTTGCGGAGAACGGCGCGCTGGAGGCGAGCGTCGACCTCATCGAGCCGACCGGCTTCGGCATCATCATGCATGTGCGCGTGCATGATATCCCGCTGAAGATCTTCACGCTGGACCGCGCTCTGCTGAACCCCGGCCCGACCGTGCGCATCGACCTGCCGGCGGACAAGCTGCACCTGTTCGACGCCGAAGGCCGCCGGCTCGACTGA
- the betI gene encoding choline-binding transcriptional repressor BetI translates to MAGKLKKLVDIRRKELRQAAFEVLQREGLAGATLEKVAAHAGASKGIVLHYFRSKQELFEQAMREANANLRDAVAENLKQARTPYERLIAIVDTNFDPRFFQPSVAHAWLSLCAEVPREAQLARIQAVIHARMHSNLLSALRELMPVEEARQTALLISALIDGLWLRLGLDAGAITRPQAIALMHDVIDQRIEGRRSAATPT, encoded by the coding sequence CTCAGGCAGGCCGCCTTCGAGGTGCTTCAGCGCGAGGGCTTGGCCGGGGCGACGCTGGAAAAGGTCGCCGCCCATGCGGGCGCGTCCAAGGGCATCGTGCTGCACTATTTCCGCAGCAAGCAGGAGCTTTTCGAGCAGGCCATGCGCGAGGCGAATGCCAACCTGCGCGACGCCGTCGCCGAAAACCTCAAGCAGGCGCGCACGCCCTATGAGCGGCTGATCGCCATTGTCGACACCAATTTCGACCCGCGTTTCTTCCAGCCCTCGGTCGCCCATGCCTGGCTGTCGCTCTGCGCCGAGGTGCCGCGCGAGGCGCAGCTCGCCCGCATCCAGGCCGTCATCCACGCCCGCATGCATTCCAACCTGCTGTCGGCGCTCCGGGAGCTGATGCCGGTGGAAGAGGCCCGCCAGACCGCCCTTCTTATCAGCGCGCTGATCGACGGTCTCTGGCTGCGGCTCGGCCTCGACGCCGGGGCGATAACCCGGCCTCAGGCCATCGCCCTCATGCACGACGTCATCGACCAGCGCATCGAGGGCCGCCGCAGCGCGGCGACCCCGACATAG